A region from the Candidatus Parvarchaeota archaeon genome encodes:
- the tfb gene encoding transcription initiation factor IIB (stabilizes TBP binding to an archaeal box-A promoter; responsible for recruiting RNA polymerase II to the pre-initiation complex), producing MTDKCPECGSKRLTRDYEKGELMCSNCGLIIAENLEDPRPEWRAFDAEQREKRARGGAPIKYMRPNKGLVT from the coding sequence ATGACCGACAAATGCCCCGAATGCGGAAGCAAGCGCCTTACGCGCGACTACGAGAAAGGAGAGCTAATGTGTTCCAACTGCGGATTGATAATCGCTGAAAACCTTGAAGACCCCCGCCCCGAGTGGAGGGCATTTGACGCCGAGCAGCGCGAAAAGCGCGCAAGAGGCGGTGCGCCAATCAAGTACATGAGGCCAAACAAGGGGCTTGTCACTGA